A window of Seriola aureovittata isolate HTS-2021-v1 ecotype China chromosome 17, ASM2101889v1, whole genome shotgun sequence genomic DNA:
tagtttaccctAAGATAacgtcactgagttggctaataagtctacctttttTCCGGTAATTtgctgccttattcctcacgactacacttctctgactctcacctggtgcctgacttgacgtcactttcaaggccgcactctcgcgagtaattaactccaataggatcctcCAACCGTCTGTAATAACAACTGGGATGTAAATGCTGCTAAGGTGGTGTGTAAAAATCTGGACTGTGGTACAGCACTGAGTGCCCCTCAATCAGCCCTTTTTGGTCCAGGAACCGGGCAGATCTGGCTTGATGATGTGGACTGTTCAGGAAATGAAGGGTCTCTAGGTGCGTGTCAGCACAGAGGATTTGGGAAACATAACTGTAAACATAGTGAGGACGCTGGTGTCGTCTGTTCAGGTGAGAAGAATTTTGATTCACTTACTGTatctgatatactgtatatacagtatatatacattatactgtatatatactgtatgttgtaatGTTATGTTGTACTCTATGGAGTCATAGgagtgtcataaaaaaaataatttgtaaaaattaaaaaaaaaaaatgatgaaatttaaagagaaataaatcaacAGAATAAAATTAACACTGAGTCTGTTTTACTGAAAGGCAGCACAGTTTATACACTACAGTATACACATAtttatgatttaattatttaaaaatggctCATCTTTTCATTCAATACATCCAATTAAAGACAGGGTTGGAGACACAATCTTATCTCTGGTTATTTCACAACTACATTGTCACTGAGCTCTGAAAAACAAAGGTCAGTTACTGTGTCTCAGTAGCAGTAGcttactgtgttgttttttcagtgaGCCTCCCAAAGCCCAGCCTCTCCATTACTCCTACTGGTGAGGCTACCTGGGGACAGAAAGTCAGCATCACTTGTTCAGATTCAGCTGAGCTTGTAGGTGGAACATTCATTCTGACGGAGACTTCAGGCTCATTCAGAGAGACCCAAACCTCAAGTACCAACTCTGCTGTATTCAGTATCCCTAAAGTGAACTTTGACAATGAGGGATTGTATCAGTGTCAGCATGAGAAAAGCATTTCAGGTCACACGTTCAGCTCCAGCCTATCTGACACAGTCAGACTCACTGTTACTGGTAAGAAAAAATAATTCCACTTTCCTGTTTCATTCACTTGTGTAAATCATTAAACGGTAGCAAACTAATAAGAAGTCATAATCAGTATAGCTCAGTTcaaaggaaacacatttatgCTGTAATACTGTGTGCTGCTCTTTCAGTGATCTTTCCCAAGCCCAGCATCTCCATGAACCCTGTTGGTGAGGTTACCTGGGGTCAGGACGTTAGCATGACTTGTTCAATCTCAACTCAGTTTTTAGGAGGAACATTCACCTTGAAGAGGACACCAGGTTCATTAAGAATGACACAGACATCAAATACCAATTCTGCTACCTTCAGCATCCCTAAAGTGGAATTTGTCAATGAAGGATTGTACCAGTGTCAGTATCAGAAAAGTAGCTCCATTCGAGATTTCACCTCCCCTCTAAGTGACTCTGTCAGACTCTCTATCACTGgtaagaaaaggaaataaatcaatgaaataagtcatgaaacaaaacaaaacacagtcgTGTGCAGTAGATTCTGAGATTTTCGAGTAGAAGCGATTAAGAGTGGCTGCACAAGAAAACTGGAGCACCTGTGGGTGCAGCACCTTTTCTACAGGTAGGGTACCTGCTGTTGGTGATGTCATGTGATCTAATATGATGACTGTATGTGTTTCATCAGATCCAACAAGTTTTATCATCAGACTGGTCATCGTGCTGCTGAGTCTGCTGTTGATGGTCACCATCATCTGTTTCGTCCATAAGGTACATGTACTGACGGGAAGCAATCAGCTTGTGTATATTGAACTGAACAGAGGGCTGATGCAGTAACTAACGTCTGTCATGTCATGTCTCTCCAGTTCACCAGGGGGAAGAGGCCTGACCAACAGCAGGACATACAGTTGGATTATATCAACCTCGGTGTTTCCAGAGCTGAAGGAGTGCTGGCAGAAGAGGCAGGAGTCCAGGCAGCGGAGTAGGAGCTCATCTCACATCCAGATGGATTTCTCAGTTGCCACACAACCGTCCAATCCATCAGCTCAGTcaaagttttgacattttacacagatGTTCTCTTTTGAGTATTACTGACTGCCTGCAGGAAAAACTACTGAGGGAGAAATCATCTTTGGTTTAATCTCTCCTGTCAGTCTCATGTGATGAATCAACCACATTTTCACATCGCGTGGAGTTAAAATACTGTTAGCTTGTGCCGTCAAGTCTCTGCACTGTAGGCAGATGttagtagcagtagctaactgTCTAGCTTGTTTAATATACTTAACTTTCTTAGCTTCAGTTAAGAGTTCTGGAGTTTCTCAATTAAATTGTGTTAGCTAACAttgtgctaatgttagctattgATTGTAACTTTTTCTTTAAGTCACAGTTAAGCTAGCTAATGTAagatagctaatgttagctagctgatagccCGCCCCATCATTTCCAATGTTGGCTTGGCATTTCATCACcaatattaaatgtcatatatgatcaGATTTTAGCAAACAGTAGTGCTCAGTCATGatcagtgagacaatggaggaatAGTTGTTATAGAGATACAttaatatagagtttattatttaattttagaaGCCTTTTGTGTGGCTGTTGTGGTTAAGTTATTATTCTACCTCTTTGATGTTAGCTTTTATAATAAGTGACcccttttgttttcactcaggaagtcaggagttttacctggtTGGATAATTAAACAATGTTGAAATACATGTGTGTTGAAGGATAGACTTTAAATCTTTTCTGCTGACACAGTCTGTGTAATGAATCTTAACCCGTGAGAGCAGTGCCCAGCGGTCGTTATGATGTGCGACTGCTTCAAATGGCATGCTGGCAGCTTTAAtctgagttttgttttcttgccagTTCTTCAGTTTTGCACCAGTTTGCAATCTGTTTATTAAATTACCCTTGTTGCAATTACCAgcttttgtttgagtttgtcctgaaaacattcacattatGGTGGTTCCACAAAGAATAACTTCTGGGTTTCCTGAAACCTCTTCCACTAGCAAGATTTCTATCACAGTGCGTCACGTGATCTAGAGCTTCGGCCTCTTGATGGTAGCATGACTGAGCAGCATGAATCCATTGACCCAGCCTGCCTTGTGGCAACAGTCAAGGCTGGTGGAGGTGGTGTGATgatgtggggaatgttttcttgacacACTTCTGGCGCCTTAAGATCAATCAATCATTGATTGAATGCCCCAGTGTGAGGTTTTGGATAGATCTGAACCCACAAAGCAGAACACTGAGTAGTGGTGAAAAACAAGCAGGTTGTGGAGTTGATATCATGATGAGAAGCAGGTGAGTATGGAGACTGAAGGGAGCAGGAACCAGGAAGCCCTGCccagctgacaaacacacaaatacagacacaaagaacAAACTGGGGACGAACAAACACATGAGGGATGggaaaacagcagagcacaagagggaaagaaaaggacgACAAGGCCCTAATCCTAACACACAGTCTGAGTATTGTtactgaccatgtgcatccctcCATGACATGGTGCaggataatgcaccatgtcacaaaacACAAGTCGTATCAAACTgatttcatgaacatgacaatgagttcactgTACATCAATGACCTCTCttgtcaccagatctgaatccagtagaacacctttgggatgtggtgaAAAAGGAGATTCGCAGCATGAAGGATGTcgctgcagaaatgatgtgatgtaatTAGAGATGGGAATCGAGAATCGGATCCAGTTCAAAACCAGTTTCGAATTGTCCGAACCATGGGAATTGTATTTCCCAGTGCCTATCCATCCCATCGATGCCTGCCTGTTTTTCAGAGCTAGGCTTAATCCTCTTGGTAGATTTAATACATAGCTAGTCGAAATCAAAACTGACAACCTCatggtgctgctgcaggaaatgtCACTGATTCACCAGGGCAAATAGGGTTCATCATCTAACGATCTTTAATATGGTTTTCTACTGTAGTGTGAAGCCAGTTAAccacagatgaagaaaaggTCAAATCAGACGTACTCAGAGTCATAGATTTAATCATG
This region includes:
- the LOC130184773 gene encoding immunoglobulin superfamily member 1; its protein translation is MITLRDPPTVCNNNWDVNAAKVVCKNLDCGTALSAPQSALFGPGTGQIWLDDVDCSGNEGSLGACQHRGFGKHNCKHSEDAGVVCSVSLPKPSLSITPTGEATWGQKVSITCSDSAELVGGTFILTETSGSFRETQTSSTNSAVFSIPKVNFDNEGLYQCQHEKSISGHTFSSSLSDTVRLTVTVIFPKPSISMNPVGEVTWGQDVSMTCSISTQFLGGTFTLKRTPGSLRMTQTSNTNSATFSIPKVEFVNEGLYQCQYQKSSSIRDFTSPLSDSVRLSITDPTSFIIRLVIVLLSLLLMVTIICFVHKFTRGKRPDQQQDIQLDYINLGVSRAEGVLAEEAGVQAAE